One window of the Allorhizobium ampelinum S4 genome contains the following:
- the tnpB gene encoding IS66 family insertion sequence element accessory protein TnpB (TnpB, as the term is used for proteins encoded by IS66 family insertion elements, is considered an accessory protein, since TnpC, encoded by a neighboring gene, is a DDE family transposase.) — translation MIFPSNRVRIMVATKPVDFRKGHDGLAALVKNELHKDPFTGTIFVFRSRKADRLKLIYWDGSGIVLAYKRLEEHTFTWPGIKDGLMTLSHAQFEALFAGLDWRRVHAVQTRTPETVE, via the coding sequence ATGATCTTTCCATCGAACCGCGTGCGGATCATGGTGGCCACCAAACCGGTAGATTTCCGGAAAGGGCATGACGGCTTAGCGGCGCTGGTGAAGAACGAGCTGCACAAGGACCCGTTCACCGGAACGATCTTCGTGTTCAGGTCACGCAAGGCGGACCGACTGAAGCTGATCTACTGGGATGGGAGCGGGATCGTGCTGGCGTATAAGAGGCTGGAAGAGCACACGTTCACTTGGCCTGGCATCAAGGATGGCCTGATGACGCTGAGCCATGCCCAGTTTGAAGCCCTGTTTGCTGGCCTGGATTGGCGGCGGGTTCATGCCGTGCAGACGAGAACGCCAGAGACCGTCGAATAG
- a CDS encoding type II toxin-antitoxin system VapC family toxin, with protein MILVDTSIWIDHFRHGDVELCKIIEDDRLLCHPFVIGELALGSLREREAVIGFLAAQREAAIATHAEVMTVIDRYSIFSMGIGYTDAHLLTSTLLDRRVSLWTRDKRLAAAAQKVGATVHASANSPH; from the coding sequence GTGATCCTTGTCGATACATCAATCTGGATCGATCATTTTCGACATGGCGACGTAGAGCTATGCAAAATCATCGAGGATGATCGACTGCTCTGCCACCCTTTCGTTATCGGCGAACTGGCTCTCGGAAGCCTGAGAGAACGAGAGGCTGTCATAGGATTTTTGGCAGCTCAACGCGAAGCAGCTATTGCGACCCATGCTGAAGTCATGACGGTCATTGATCGCTATTCCATATTCAGTATGGGAATTGGTTACACTGATGCACACCTTCTGACTTCAACACTCCTTGACCGGCGCGTAAGCTTGTGGACGAGAGATAAACGGTTAGCAGCCGCGGCTCAAAAGGTTGGTGCCACGGTTCATGCATCGGCGAACAGCCCTCACTAG
- a CDS encoding trypsin-like serine protease encodes MLLMDTSLSSAWAEDAVYQSVETLNQSGLEGQVIHGTVPARTTDWPATLYANVDDHSHCTATIVGPHVILTAAHCLPPSGKFTAIVHQIAYHATCTKPDGWPNDPSDDYALCSTDGDAIPVVYEMISFNPKAVALGVKITLAGYGCSDQYQNGAGTFRIGYAPVVRMPNVPDKTYVFDRNSVVTQGAAICPGDSGGGAFLETPTAAGTYRAIVGVNSRVDMSKLTSYLSATFSPDGRAFFQSWSKEKSAQICGLGAVQGCRN; translated from the coding sequence ATGCTTTTGATGGATACCTCGCTCTCAAGCGCTTGGGCAGAAGATGCTGTCTATCAGTCTGTAGAAACCCTGAACCAGTCAGGGCTTGAAGGGCAAGTCATCCACGGAACAGTGCCAGCTAGGACGACCGATTGGCCAGCGACCCTCTACGCGAACGTCGACGATCACAGCCACTGCACTGCCACAATTGTTGGTCCGCATGTAATACTGACAGCCGCTCATTGTTTACCTCCGTCGGGGAAATTCACCGCAATTGTGCACCAAATAGCCTACCACGCCACGTGCACGAAACCCGATGGATGGCCAAATGATCCAAGCGACGACTACGCACTCTGCTCGACTGACGGCGACGCAATTCCAGTCGTCTATGAAATGATATCTTTTAACCCGAAGGCAGTTGCTTTGGGCGTAAAAATCACCTTGGCTGGGTATGGCTGCAGTGATCAGTATCAAAATGGAGCGGGTACATTTCGAATCGGTTACGCACCGGTTGTCAGGATGCCGAACGTCCCAGACAAAACCTATGTCTTCGATCGCAATTCAGTCGTTACGCAAGGAGCTGCTATATGTCCTGGAGATAGCGGGGGAGGAGCATTCCTGGAAACCCCCACAGCTGCGGGGACCTATCGAGCAATTGTAGGAGTGAACTCGCGCGTAGACATGAGTAAGCTCACGTCCTATCTATCGGCCACGTTTTCCCCGGACGGCCGGGCTTTTTTCCAAAGTTGGAGCAAGGAAAAATCGGCTCAAATATGCGGCTTGGGAGCGGTGCAAGGATGTCGAAATTAA
- the tnpC gene encoding IS66 family transposase: MLDTTDLPDDIATLKAMLIAAKARETGKDAQIARQNAQIASKDEHIARKDERIERLEKLVAAFKQAAFGRKSEKTDPDQFDLALEDLETAMAVIHAEDEADAPAGTRTTKPRATNRGSLPKHLPRIEEVIEPESLVCACGGCLHCIGEDVCERLDVVPAQFRVIVTRRPKYACRVCTDGVVQAPAPVRLIQAGLPTEATVAHVLVSKYADHLPLYRQAQIMSRQGIDLDRSTLADWVGRAAYELRPVFDALIVDLKHSTKLFMDETRAPVLDPGSRKTKTGYFWALARDDRPWNGGAPPGVAFTYAPGRGGIHAERILQGFEGILQVDGYAGYNRLIGPDRIGRNIQLAYCWAHVRRKLVEITRNATAPIAEDGVKRIGELYRIEAELRGLDPEARLAGRRERSAPLVDDMQVWLVHHRARIATKSPLGEALAYIAKYWDGLKLFLTDGRIEIDNNSVERTIRPIALNRKNALFAGHDAGAENWATIASLIESCKLNAVDPLAYLSSTLTAIVNGHKQSKIDELLPWAFKKIVKPAA, encoded by the coding sequence ATGCTGGATACCACTGATCTTCCCGATGATATTGCCACCCTGAAGGCGATGCTGATTGCAGCAAAGGCGCGCGAAACAGGCAAAGATGCCCAGATAGCCAGACAGAACGCCCAGATAGCCAGTAAGGACGAGCATATCGCCCGCAAAGACGAGCGGATCGAACGGCTTGAGAAGCTGGTCGCAGCCTTCAAGCAGGCAGCCTTTGGACGCAAATCCGAGAAGACCGATCCCGATCAGTTTGATTTGGCGCTGGAAGACCTGGAAACGGCGATGGCCGTGATCCATGCCGAGGACGAGGCGGACGCTCCTGCTGGAACCAGGACCACCAAGCCACGCGCGACCAATCGCGGCTCCCTTCCAAAACATCTTCCCCGTATCGAAGAGGTCATCGAGCCGGAAAGCCTGGTGTGCGCCTGCGGCGGTTGCCTGCATTGCATTGGCGAGGATGTCTGTGAGCGTCTGGATGTGGTCCCGGCGCAGTTCCGCGTCATTGTCACGCGTCGTCCCAAATACGCATGCCGTGTCTGCACCGACGGCGTCGTTCAAGCCCCGGCACCCGTACGACTGATCCAGGCAGGGCTGCCGACAGAAGCGACCGTCGCCCATGTTCTGGTTTCCAAATATGCCGATCATCTGCCGCTGTATCGGCAGGCCCAGATTATGAGCCGTCAGGGCATTGACCTCGACCGCTCCACGCTGGCAGACTGGGTTGGTCGGGCAGCCTATGAGCTGCGTCCCGTCTTCGATGCACTGATTGTGGACCTGAAGCACTCGACCAAGTTGTTCATGGACGAGACCCGTGCTCCGGTTCTCGATCCCGGATCGCGCAAAACCAAGACCGGATACTTCTGGGCGCTGGCGCGGGATGATCGTCCTTGGAATGGCGGAGCTCCGCCAGGTGTGGCCTTCACCTATGCTCCCGGTCGCGGAGGAATTCATGCGGAACGGATATTGCAGGGGTTCGAAGGCATTCTGCAGGTGGATGGCTATGCCGGATACAACAGGCTGATCGGACCCGACCGCATAGGCCGGAACATTCAGCTCGCCTATTGCTGGGCGCACGTGCGGCGCAAGCTGGTGGAGATCACGCGCAACGCAACAGCACCCATTGCTGAGGACGGCGTCAAACGGATCGGTGAACTGTATCGCATCGAGGCCGAATTGCGAGGGCTTGATCCCGAGGCTCGTCTCGCAGGTCGGCGCGAACGATCTGCGCCGCTCGTCGATGACATGCAGGTCTGGCTTGTCCATCACCGTGCCCGTATTGCGACCAAGTCGCCGCTCGGCGAAGCCCTGGCCTACATCGCCAAATACTGGGATGGCCTGAAGCTCTTTCTGACTGACGGTCGCATCGAGATTGACAACAACAGTGTTGAGCGAACCATCAGGCCGATAGCGCTTAATCGCAAGAACGCACTCTTTGCAGGCCATGACGCGGGAGCTGAGAACTGGGCGACCATCGCCTCGCTTATCGAGAGCTGCAAGCTCAATGCCGTTGATCCGTTGGCCTATCTGAGCAGCACGCTCACCGCCATCGTCAACGGCCACAAACAGAGCAAGATCGATGAACTGCTGCCTTGGGCCTTCAAAAAGATCGTCAAGCCCGCCGCTTGA
- the tnpC gene encoding IS66 family transposase, whose amino-acid sequence MALKPDALPEDLASAYLALLANHDVVVNERNIAVAEAANAQAMLSDRDARIASLELRIDKLKRELHGQSSERSARLIDQLELQLEELVTAASEDEVAAQAAAAKTANVRPFVRKRPVRKPWPDDVERERVVIAPPSTCACCGGSRLSKLGEDVTETLEEIPRRFKVIETVREKFTCRDCEAISQSPAPFHATPRGFIGPQLLATILFDKFGMHSPLNRQSTRFKCEGIDLSTSTLGDQVGLGTSALMPLFDLIEAQVFAAERLHGDDTTIPIWGKSKCTTGRIWTYVRDDLPFKGDAPPAAVYYASSNRRGEHPQRHLARYGGILQTDCYNGFEPISIAAQKDVPITFAFCHAHARRKFFELADLEKSARDSKRNGRPISPIALEAVKRFDALFDIERQINGLSAEERLAVRQHKSRPLFDDMHAWLQRERATLSRSSDLVKAMDYMLKRWDGFALFLEDGRICLTNNAAERALRGIALGRRNWTFAGSQRGAERTAVMLTLITTCRLNDVDPKAWLADVFTRIADLPVTRLHELLPWQWKLRKGIAIAPVG is encoded by the coding sequence ATGGCTTTGAAACCTGACGCTCTTCCCGAAGACCTTGCCAGCGCCTATTTGGCGCTACTGGCCAATCACGATGTCGTCGTCAACGAGCGGAACATTGCAGTCGCGGAGGCTGCCAATGCGCAAGCCATGCTATCTGATCGCGATGCGCGGATCGCCAGTCTTGAATTGCGGATCGACAAGCTCAAGCGCGAACTACACGGCCAGAGCAGTGAACGCTCAGCGCGGCTGATTGATCAGTTGGAATTGCAGCTCGAAGAGCTGGTGACGGCAGCGAGCGAAGATGAAGTTGCAGCGCAGGCAGCGGCGGCCAAAACGGCAAACGTGCGTCCGTTTGTGCGCAAGCGTCCAGTTCGCAAGCCTTGGCCGGACGATGTCGAGCGCGAGCGCGTGGTCATTGCCCCTCCGAGCACCTGCGCGTGTTGCGGCGGGTCGCGCCTGTCGAAACTGGGTGAGGACGTTACCGAGACGCTGGAAGAAATTCCGCGCCGCTTCAAGGTCATCGAGACGGTGCGCGAGAAGTTCACCTGCCGTGACTGTGAGGCCATCAGCCAGTCGCCAGCCCCTTTCCATGCCACCCCGCGTGGCTTCATAGGACCCCAACTGCTGGCGACGATCCTGTTCGACAAGTTCGGCATGCATAGCCCGCTCAATCGGCAGAGTACCCGGTTCAAATGCGAGGGGATCGATCTGTCGACCTCAACGCTTGGCGATCAGGTCGGGCTTGGAACATCGGCTCTCATGCCACTGTTCGATCTCATCGAGGCCCAGGTCTTTGCGGCTGAGCGCCTCCACGGTGACGACACCACCATTCCCATCTGGGGCAAAAGCAAATGCACAACTGGGCGCATTTGGACCTATGTGCGTGATGATCTGCCCTTCAAGGGGGATGCACCCCCGGCTGCGGTTTATTACGCCTCGAGCAACCGCCGAGGCGAGCATCCGCAAAGACATCTGGCCAGATATGGCGGCATTCTGCAGACGGATTGTTACAACGGGTTCGAGCCGATATCGATTGCCGCACAGAAAGACGTGCCGATCACGTTTGCTTTTTGCCATGCGCATGCACGACGAAAATTCTTTGAGTTGGCCGATCTCGAAAAAAGTGCGCGCGACAGCAAGCGCAATGGCAGGCCGATCTCCCCGATCGCGCTTGAGGCCGTCAAACGCTTCGACGCGCTGTTTGACATCGAGCGGCAGATCAATGGGCTGAGCGCTGAAGAGCGATTGGCGGTGCGACAGCACAAAAGCAGGCCGCTGTTCGACGACATGCATGCGTGGCTGCAACGCGAGCGCGCCACGCTCAGCAGATCATCCGACCTCGTCAAAGCCATGGACTATATGCTCAAGCGCTGGGACGGCTTTGCGCTATTCCTGGAAGACGGCCGAATTTGCCTCACAAATAATGCCGCCGAGCGCGCTTTAAGAGGTATTGCATTGGGACGCCGCAACTGGACCTTCGCCGGGTCCCAGCGTGGGGCCGAGCGCACTGCCGTCATGCTCACACTCATCACAACCTGCCGTCTTAATGATGTCGACCCAAAGGCATGGCTTGCCGATGTGTTCACCCGCATCGCCGATCTCCCCGTCACCCGCCTGCACGAACTGCTGCCTTGGCAATGGAAGTTGCGCAAAGGGATAGCTATAGCGCCGGTCGGGTGA
- a CDS encoding type II toxin-antitoxin system VapB family antitoxin, translating into MRSTINLDDNLMERAKSLTGTKETAALVRQALETLVRVESGKRLIALGGSMSDAEAAPRRRSEVTK; encoded by the coding sequence ATGCGGTCTACCATTAATCTCGACGACAACCTAATGGAACGGGCCAAGTCACTGACGGGCACGAAGGAAACCGCTGCTCTTGTTCGCCAAGCGCTGGAGACGCTGGTGCGAGTTGAATCTGGCAAGCGTCTTATCGCTCTTGGCGGATCCATGTCCGACGCCGAGGCAGCCCCTCGCCGCCGGAGCGAAGTGACCAAGTGA
- a CDS encoding DUF6429 family protein: MEIDEDKIDDAVLALLWLTLHNEGCAWKGFDWATTDRLHKKGMIGDPVNTSKSLILTDEGLERSEALFRELFTRPAL; the protein is encoded by the coding sequence ATGGAGATTGATGAGGACAAGATCGATGACGCGGTTTTGGCACTGCTATGGCTGACGCTGCATAACGAGGGTTGTGCGTGGAAAGGCTTCGACTGGGCAACGACGGATCGACTTCATAAGAAGGGCATGATCGGCGACCCGGTTAACACGTCAAAGTCGTTGATCCTGACCGATGAAGGCTTGGAGCGTTCGGAGGCGTTGTTCCGAGAGTTGTTCACCCGACCGGCGCTATAG
- a CDS encoding IS66 family insertion sequence element accessory protein TnpB, which translates to MRANSLSTWRTMARQGKLILPAPEDAVEFAAVIVDPPVSEPPPNTVSRPEIVLGPVTIRLEEGASVARIAAIARALTATT; encoded by the coding sequence TTGCGAGCCAATAGCCTTTCCACCTGGCGGACGATGGCGCGGCAGGGCAAGCTGATCCTGCCAGCACCGGAGGATGCAGTAGAGTTCGCGGCGGTGATCGTCGATCCGCCTGTCTCAGAACCGCCGCCGAACACGGTTAGTCGCCCCGAGATCGTTCTTGGCCCAGTGACGATCCGTCTTGAGGAAGGCGCGTCTGTGGCCAGGATTGCTGCCATCGCTCGTGCACTGACGGCGACGACATGA
- a CDS encoding S8 family serine peptidase has protein sequence MSKLIAFGRPLTWILLFVVSALGTSHQARADNGSQLLLRATSAVPDSVISYIADISEPQPALMPPGVRPETFLAGICGVLTNTYIDKLQHLNPSMVVLAPAAKPRLVQLPACLKWSRNAKVLTSEGETLDDVLIRAIGRPSGAILKPCDAAEQSSRCNNSLMDIVAKANPGIGLGGVLKTGTVLTLPITTQWTTVTISAASKVSPSDAAAEINRLTGAAIDAAQNNAGEFAPIIVNRAAVEGIDLIHALDAKSPLVDTPGCSDAGQIGGKWPFDAAQITATLKANMDEQSGDAETQSTIVVLDTGITADGFKFLKRVSKANTQEVPGNYKDDDHNQFVDDVYGIDTSLVGNDLAPYNTYEDAEHGTEVAKLAVGVLGKAELDHTVRKFLRLKFVKAVHQNIADKSFQIPESALNEGAVYAALSGDILNISIGTPQPLPSFSEVILRHSNLLVVAAAGNNPQALEAAPNYPANYGGFGALRDQLITVGASDGRGGLAHFSDFSKRYVDIVAPGCALPYHSSSGDISVSGTSFAAPLVSFTSGLLRSLGLSSPRAVKDRLMMSVDYDPKLARFVLDGGRLNIVKALGVRKNILQLEDGTLREVSPVNVGPMQFCGDELPVDLGSIRKVTSYILGGDRHIRVLFSDADGQLSQQECVPGDAVLTISDSDGNPKTLSWDEFQDFIPASIFPAAAAAN, from the coding sequence ATGTCGAAATTAATAGCTTTCGGGCGACCTCTCACCTGGATTTTGTTATTCGTGGTTTCGGCGTTGGGAACTAGCCACCAAGCTCGCGCGGACAACGGCTCCCAACTCCTTCTGCGGGCCACTTCAGCAGTGCCTGACAGTGTGATCTCCTACATCGCAGACATCTCGGAACCGCAGCCAGCATTGATGCCTCCAGGTGTTCGACCTGAAACCTTCTTAGCTGGGATATGCGGTGTCCTGACCAATACTTACATCGACAAGCTTCAGCACCTAAACCCAAGTATGGTCGTGCTCGCTCCGGCTGCCAAGCCGCGTTTGGTACAGCTTCCCGCTTGCCTGAAATGGTCGCGTAACGCGAAAGTACTTACGTCTGAAGGCGAAACGTTGGACGATGTGTTGATCCGCGCTATCGGCCGCCCCTCTGGGGCAATTTTAAAGCCTTGCGACGCCGCCGAGCAATCGTCACGCTGCAACAATTCGCTAATGGACATTGTTGCGAAGGCAAATCCTGGCATTGGTCTCGGCGGAGTTTTGAAAACGGGGACCGTCTTGACGCTCCCAATCACGACCCAATGGACCACCGTAACCATTAGTGCGGCCTCGAAGGTGTCGCCGAGTGACGCTGCGGCTGAGATCAATAGGCTTACGGGTGCGGCTATTGACGCGGCTCAGAACAACGCTGGCGAATTCGCACCTATTATCGTCAATCGCGCAGCAGTCGAAGGGATCGATCTTATCCACGCCCTGGACGCAAAAAGCCCTTTAGTGGACACGCCGGGGTGCAGCGACGCAGGCCAGATAGGTGGTAAATGGCCGTTCGACGCCGCTCAGATCACCGCTACGTTAAAAGCGAACATGGACGAACAATCGGGTGACGCCGAGACCCAATCTACAATTGTTGTCCTAGACACTGGTATAACAGCGGATGGATTCAAATTTCTCAAACGCGTCTCAAAAGCAAACACGCAAGAAGTCCCTGGCAACTACAAAGATGATGATCATAACCAATTTGTCGATGATGTCTATGGCATCGACACCTCGCTGGTAGGGAATGACCTGGCTCCTTACAACACGTATGAGGATGCCGAGCATGGGACGGAAGTTGCGAAACTGGCTGTTGGGGTGTTGGGTAAGGCGGAGCTGGATCATACCGTACGAAAGTTTTTGCGGTTGAAATTCGTAAAGGCTGTGCACCAAAATATCGCTGATAAGAGCTTTCAGATTCCGGAAAGTGCGCTGAATGAAGGGGCTGTATATGCCGCTTTATCCGGCGACATCCTGAACATCAGTATAGGTACGCCCCAACCGCTGCCATCCTTCTCTGAAGTCATTCTTAGGCACTCCAACCTTTTGGTCGTGGCTGCCGCTGGAAACAATCCGCAAGCTCTTGAGGCAGCGCCAAACTACCCCGCGAATTATGGTGGGTTCGGAGCTTTACGAGACCAGCTGATCACGGTTGGGGCAAGTGACGGCCGGGGAGGTCTGGCACACTTTTCGGACTTTTCGAAACGGTACGTAGACATTGTCGCACCGGGCTGTGCGCTGCCCTACCATAGTAGCTCCGGCGACATTAGCGTATCCGGAACTTCTTTTGCAGCTCCATTGGTCAGTTTTACTTCGGGTTTATTGCGCTCATTAGGATTGTCGTCCCCTCGTGCTGTCAAGGATCGTCTGATGATGTCGGTTGACTATGACCCTAAGCTTGCCCGATTTGTCTTGGATGGCGGACGCCTCAACATTGTTAAAGCACTCGGAGTGCGGAAAAACATATTGCAGTTGGAAGATGGTACTCTGCGTGAAGTAAGTCCAGTTAATGTCGGACCCATGCAGTTTTGTGGCGATGAACTTCCAGTCGACCTTGGATCGATCCGGAAGGTTACATCCTACATTCTTGGTGGCGATCGGCACATTCGCGTGCTTTTTAGCGACGCTGACGGGCAACTCAGTCAACAGGAGTGCGTTCCAGGCGATGCGGTACTGACAATCTCTGACTCGGACGGGAATCCGAAGACTTTATCGTGGGATGAATTTCAAGATTTCATTCCCGCGTCCATTTTTCCGGCCGCAGCAGCAGCCAACTGA
- the tnpB gene encoding IS66 family insertion sequence element accessory protein TnpB (TnpB, as the term is used for proteins encoded by IS66 family insertion elements, is considered an accessory protein, since TnpC, encoded by a neighboring gene, is a DDE family transposase.) produces MIALPSGQDVRVWIATGYTDMRCGFPSLALRVQEVLKHEPLSGHLFCFRGRRGDLIKLIWHDGQGSCLFTKRLERGKFIWPSADGGAVAISPAQLSYLLSGIDWRNPQQTWRPTKVG; encoded by the coding sequence ATGATCGCGCTTCCGTCTGGCCAGGATGTGCGTGTCTGGATAGCGACAGGTTATACGGACATGCGGTGTGGATTTCCATCGTTAGCGCTTCGGGTGCAGGAGGTGCTGAAGCATGAACCGCTCAGTGGACATTTGTTTTGCTTCAGGGGTCGGCGCGGCGACCTGATCAAGTTGATCTGGCATGATGGCCAGGGCAGTTGCCTGTTCACAAAAAGGCTTGAGCGGGGCAAGTTCATCTGGCCTTCTGCGGACGGTGGCGCGGTGGCGATCTCGCCTGCGCAACTGTCTTATCTGCTGTCTGGGATTGACTGGCGAAATCCGCAACAAACATGGCGTCCAACAAAGGTTGGATAG
- a CDS encoding TetR-like C-terminal domain-containing protein — protein MASFGKVVADLIAEGQSDPALQRDLFEDHIRVRQVADIAEIERAQKTGEFAAAVDPAQLIEMLFGSLFHRRLLSLPLTEQYGDAHHRCGFLSSGPSVPILGFPRWRLRLSMISVACDGERIFCWRMMSRWNSGRCIRS, from the coding sequence ATGGCCTCTTTTGGCAAGGTCGTGGCTGATTTGATCGCGGAGGGCCAGAGCGATCCCGCCCTTCAGCGGGATCTATTTGAAGATCATATCAGGGTTCGACAGGTGGCAGATATCGCCGAGATCGAGCGCGCTCAAAAGACAGGCGAATTTGCGGCCGCGGTCGATCCGGCGCAGCTCATAGAGATGCTTTTTGGGTCGCTGTTTCACAGGCGGCTGCTGAGTTTGCCTCTAACTGAACAATATGGGGACGCGCATCATAGATGCGGCTTTTTGTCTTCAGGACCATCCGTTCCCATTCTCGGCTTTCCTCGGTGGCGTCTTCGCTTATCAATGATATCTGTTGCATGCGATGGTGAGAGGATCTTCTGTTGGCGTATGATGTCGCGTTGGAATTCCGGACGGTGCATCCGATCTTGA
- the tnpA gene encoding IS66-like element accessory protein TnpA has protein sequence MSSHRIDLPRKAAGTRHWPAALKEEIVLATLEAGATVASVARGYDLDPSQIYQWRKALKVSRLSSQEVATSPEFLPVQIWAAADGEQASVQEHAGQEQAEALSCPERGSVTSSISGAIEIQVGPLHRVRVCNDFASDTLERVLDVLRRQQ, from the coding sequence GTGAGTTCTCACAGGATCGATTTACCGCGTAAGGCGGCAGGCACCCGACACTGGCCTGCGGCGTTAAAAGAAGAGATTGTTCTGGCAACGCTTGAGGCTGGCGCGACGGTGGCATCGGTGGCGCGGGGATACGATCTGGACCCATCTCAGATTTATCAGTGGCGCAAGGCTCTGAAGGTTTCGCGGCTCTCATCTCAGGAGGTTGCAACGTCACCGGAATTTCTGCCCGTGCAGATTTGGGCAGCAGCTGATGGTGAGCAAGCGTCGGTCCAGGAACATGCAGGCCAAGAACAGGCGGAAGCTCTGTCTTGCCCTGAGCGTGGGTCAGTGACATCTTCGATTTCGGGAGCGATCGAAATTCAGGTTGGACCGCTGCACCGGGTTCGGGTTTGCAATGATTTTGCCTCCGACACGCTGGAGCGCGTGCTTGATGTTTTGCGGCGGCAACAATGA